ACAGAACAGTCCATATGCCAGTGAGGCTGCTATTCCAtaccagcacagccagcctgacTTCCACTAGTGGTGTTTTGGCAAAAATGTCAACGAGGCAATCAAAGACAGGTTGTGGGGGGCCTCCCTGGGAAGGtgtcccctccctttccctcccccaccccGGACCCCCCCCCACTcgtgggaaaaaaataaagactgcAGTAGTTAGCATCAGCGTGCGGCTGCCAGTCCATCGGGGGGGTCTAGTTGTTGCCTTCTCCACCGTCGTCGTCTTGCTGATCGCTCGTCCAGAGCGTTAGGTTGTCGCGGAGGAGCTGCATGATGAGCGTTGAGTCCTTGTAGGAGTCCTCGTTGAGGGTGTCCAGCTCGGCGATGGCGTCGTCGAAGGCTGTCTTGGCCAGGTGGCAGGCCTGCTCCGGCGCGTTCTGGATCTCGTAGTAGAAAACCGAGTAGTTAAGCGCCAGCCCGAGCCGGATGGGGTGGGTGGGCTGCATGTGCTCCTTGCTGATCTCATGGGCTTCGCTATAGGCCTTCTCCGAGGACTCCACCACGGTCGCCCTCTTCTCGCCGGTGGCCACCTCGGCCAGGTAGCGGTAATAGTCCCCTTTCATCTTCAGGTAGAAGACTTTGCTCTCGTACTGCGTCTCGCTGCAGTTCTTGATCAG
This genomic stretch from Serinus canaria isolate serCan28SL12 chromosome 19, serCan2020, whole genome shotgun sequence harbors:
- the YWHAG gene encoding 14-3-3 protein gamma, encoding MVDREQLVQKARLAEQAERYDDMAAAMKNVTELNEPLSNEERNLLSVAYKNVVGARRSSWRVISSIEQKTSADGNEKKIEMVRAYREKIEKELEAVCQDVLSLLDNYLIKNCSETQYESKVFYLKMKGDYYRYLAEVATGEKRATVVESSEKAYSEAHEISKEHMQPTHPIRLGLALNYSVFYYEIQNAPEQACHLAKTAFDDAIAELDTLNEDSYKDSTLIMQLLRDNLTLWTSDQQDDDGGEGNN